The following proteins are encoded in a genomic region of Lentisphaera araneosa HTCC2155:
- a CDS encoding SIR2 family protein → MKIKDIDFPDEILRAQEEGTLVVFAGAGVSIPSGLPNFYDLVDKVAKGSGIDFYTQPDLSKKILPAISSSDINFNDTTVQEMVIRINKSLPSINEPPDKFLGKLEDNDIKIHERSASILSSNDYQPNLLHQSIVDLFRDEKSVRIVTTNFDKLFTDTLGAKKFNVETYTAPALPLGSDFSGLVYLHGTVDKPSNTVLTDRDFSQAYITRGWARFFIQDMLENYTVLFIGYSYDDIIMSYLTRGIDLQSKKHFALSERPKDHWDTLNINVIPFPLYEDGDKFRALGESLSELARLSSMGVFDHKKRISDIALKHPPLQFSEEDDYLLRMIQKANHLSTFTDVAKGADWIKWSQERALLEDLFNSDQNECTERSNTLADWLCLNGISSPQLLLDIYCKSTKGKGIAFPLWSNMYRHMFNTKFEVHEDTRKLWLPVLLENWNFDWRVSTLEDLLNHLLKAKEYDLSLQVISKLFEPRLHATRSDKITFPICQHQSKELYETLGDLPSIYQRKIFELLVSKFQQAHSLATIYMNSSRTRCVLCWRAAIEDHSQNYLHYNIDYLVNILRDILKTLEQEDSHYFEYVLKAWLESDIPLFRRLAVNALGDCQNLGPKEKLSLAVNLKLMKDIVVYHEFFVLIGKLYPQLPVDERKALISHIKAKDNKETDRFGDYLLWIKEKSQVDCPVLKQYIEYENLEGKTLSKYVGFLSYSYSSCSGVKSPLSGDKIRSMPVPALIDFTLNFKDEFMGARKDGLFFEVRNQIIKDSKWGMTLAKYFISNEVDEELQNEFTHRVLSSWQQTTVPQELWTEILSLLENHNEVFEKDYNILNLLESGIKHSDSPIPQELWKRAETLVRKLYLQSQSDEFDLENDVLSQSINHSGGVAAQFYIHLLLKQRKLAAEDWSGIDEYNTEILELMLNGSDPQSHLSRVCLLGQLHLFYYWDPDWTEENMLIHFNWDGDATNASLAWHGFLAWGHWQYNFIDQWIPYYLQCFDHLDELENLSKPLVEHIAQIYMFADLPQATLNELLLVLNKIDATQRSDFTCHLGWQLGHLEQERIDQVWSTRLEPLVSNRLQGIPVVYEKHEYKELIEVLPKLKASFRGAVELITSHEFNDLNLDSSLWHYLLRTDLIEGEVQSVAKLVIYIIKNNSNRWLFSGRKFKEFYERLYPLLSPDLKRRIDELLELNNISISG, encoded by the coding sequence ATGAAAATTAAGGATATAGACTTTCCGGATGAAATACTCCGCGCCCAAGAGGAAGGCACTTTGGTTGTCTTTGCGGGAGCTGGTGTTTCTATCCCTTCGGGTTTGCCTAACTTTTATGATCTGGTAGATAAGGTTGCCAAAGGGTCAGGTATTGATTTCTACACGCAACCCGATCTATCTAAAAAAATACTTCCGGCAATTAGTTCATCTGATATAAACTTCAACGATACCACTGTGCAAGAGATGGTTATAAGGATTAATAAAAGCTTACCCTCGATTAATGAACCTCCGGATAAATTTTTAGGTAAGTTAGAAGATAACGATATAAAAATACATGAACGGTCGGCGAGTATTTTATCTTCTAATGATTATCAACCAAACTTACTGCATCAATCCATAGTTGATTTATTTAGAGATGAGAAATCTGTTCGTATTGTAACTACGAACTTTGATAAGTTATTTACTGACACACTGGGTGCGAAAAAATTTAATGTAGAAACTTACACGGCTCCGGCCTTGCCTTTAGGATCTGATTTTTCAGGTTTAGTTTATCTACATGGTACCGTAGATAAACCAAGTAACACTGTATTGACTGACCGGGATTTTAGCCAGGCCTACATCACACGAGGCTGGGCACGTTTTTTCATTCAGGACATGTTGGAGAACTATACGGTTCTTTTTATTGGTTACAGTTATGATGATATAATCATGTCCTACCTCACGAGGGGGATTGACCTACAGAGTAAAAAGCATTTTGCTCTCTCAGAGCGTCCCAAAGATCATTGGGATACGCTTAATATAAATGTCATTCCTTTTCCTCTTTATGAAGATGGAGATAAATTTAGAGCTCTTGGCGAAAGCTTATCTGAGCTTGCTAGATTATCGTCTATGGGAGTATTCGATCACAAAAAGAGAATAAGTGACATAGCACTCAAGCATCCGCCGTTGCAATTTTCAGAAGAAGATGATTATTTATTGAGAATGATTCAAAAAGCTAATCACCTTAGTACTTTTACAGATGTGGCCAAAGGCGCGGATTGGATAAAATGGTCTCAGGAGAGAGCTTTACTAGAGGACCTATTTAATTCGGATCAAAATGAATGTACGGAGCGCTCGAACACTCTGGCTGACTGGTTGTGCCTTAACGGTATAAGCTCTCCTCAATTATTGCTGGATATCTATTGCAAGTCCACAAAAGGAAAAGGAATAGCATTCCCTCTTTGGAGTAATATGTATCGTCACATGTTTAACACAAAGTTTGAAGTACATGAGGATACTCGTAAGTTATGGCTACCGGTTCTTTTAGAGAATTGGAATTTTGATTGGAGAGTATCAACTCTAGAAGATTTACTAAATCACTTATTAAAAGCGAAAGAGTATGACTTATCACTTCAGGTTATCAGTAAATTGTTTGAACCCCGATTACATGCAACACGTAGTGACAAAATCACTTTTCCTATTTGTCAGCATCAGAGCAAGGAACTTTACGAAACGTTGGGTGATTTACCGAGTATTTACCAACGAAAAATCTTTGAACTGTTAGTCTCTAAATTTCAGCAGGCTCACAGTTTGGCTACTATCTATATGAATTCTTCACGTACTAGATGTGTATTATGTTGGCGAGCGGCTATTGAAGATCATTCGCAAAACTATTTGCACTACAATATAGATTATCTTGTAAATATTCTTCGTGATATTCTAAAAACGCTTGAGCAAGAAGATTCACACTATTTCGAATATGTGTTAAAGGCGTGGTTAGAGTCTGATATACCCTTATTTAGACGTTTGGCGGTTAATGCTCTCGGTGACTGTCAAAACTTAGGCCCCAAAGAAAAACTATCTTTAGCGGTTAATTTAAAGCTGATGAAGGACATTGTAGTCTATCATGAGTTTTTTGTCCTTATAGGAAAACTTTACCCTCAACTTCCTGTAGATGAAAGAAAGGCTTTAATCTCTCACATAAAAGCTAAGGACAACAAAGAAACCGATCGCTTCGGAGATTATCTTCTTTGGATAAAGGAAAAGTCTCAGGTTGATTGCCCCGTATTAAAACAATACATTGAGTACGAAAACCTGGAAGGAAAGACTCTTTCAAAATATGTTGGTTTCTTGAGTTATTCTTATTCATCGTGTTCCGGAGTCAAGAGTCCATTAAGTGGCGATAAAATAAGGTCTATGCCTGTTCCTGCTTTGATTGATTTTACCTTAAACTTTAAGGATGAGTTTATGGGGGCACGTAAAGATGGCCTCTTTTTTGAAGTTCGTAACCAAATTATTAAAGATTCCAAATGGGGTATGACTCTTGCCAAATACTTCATTTCGAATGAGGTCGATGAAGAATTACAAAATGAATTCACACACCGAGTACTATCTTCCTGGCAGCAGACAACCGTACCCCAAGAATTATGGACTGAAATTCTCAGCCTCTTGGAAAATCATAATGAGGTTTTTGAGAAAGATTACAACATTTTAAATCTTTTAGAATCAGGTATAAAACATAGCGATTCTCCAATACCTCAAGAGCTATGGAAAAGAGCAGAGACACTGGTTAGAAAATTATATCTTCAGAGTCAATCAGACGAGTTTGATTTAGAAAACGATGTTCTTTCTCAATCCATTAATCATTCAGGTGGCGTTGCCGCTCAGTTCTACATTCATTTATTACTCAAGCAGCGGAAACTCGCAGCGGAAGATTGGTCTGGTATTGATGAGTACAATACCGAGATACTGGAACTAATGCTTAATGGATCAGACCCTCAAAGTCATTTGTCCCGAGTTTGTTTATTAGGCCAATTGCACCTTTTTTATTACTGGGATCCAGACTGGACTGAAGAGAATATGTTGATACACTTTAACTGGGATGGCGATGCGACTAACGCATCTTTAGCTTGGCATGGTTTTTTAGCTTGGGGACATTGGCAATATAATTTCATAGACCAGTGGATTCCTTATTACCTTCAATGTTTTGATCATTTAGATGAGCTGGAGAACTTATCTAAACCTCTGGTTGAGCATATCGCTCAGATATATATGTTCGCCGACCTTCCACAAGCTACATTAAATGAGTTACTATTAGTACTAAATAAAATCGATGCAACGCAAAGATCTGATTTTACATGCCATCTTGGTTGGCAGCTAGGGCATTTGGAACAAGAACGAATAGACCAAGTATGGAGCACAAGATTGGAGCCATTGGTTTCTAATAGGCTTCAAGGCATTCCTGTAGTTTATGAGAAACACGAATATAAAGAACTCATAGAAGTTTTACCGAAATTAAAGGCTTCTTTTAGAGGGGCAGTTGAGTTAATAACATCGCATGAATTCAATGACCTGAATCTAGACTCAAGTTTATGGCATTACTTATTGAGAACGGATTTGATAGAGGGTGAAGTTCAATCTGTAGCTAAGTTAGTAATTTACATAATTAAAAACAATTCAAATCGATGGTTGTTTTCAGGCAGGAAATTTAAAGAGTTTTATGAGCGATTATATCCACTTCTTAGTCCAGATCTTAAGCGAAGAATCGATGAATTACTAGAATTAAATAATATTTCAATTAGTGGGTAA
- a CDS encoding P-loop NTPase fold protein: MSNTNQHIIDYLNWYLSEKCKMRAAVMLTGSWGSGKTHFLKNEYMLNEPKRFIYISLNGIASAEDIDALLIQSLHLLLESKGVKIGGEIAKSFLKNAY, encoded by the coding sequence ATGAGTAATACAAACCAACACATTATAGACTATCTTAATTGGTATTTATCAGAGAAGTGTAAGATGCGGGCAGCAGTTATGCTGACCGGTTCATGGGGCTCCGGTAAAACGCATTTCCTCAAAAATGAATACATGTTAAATGAACCAAAGAGATTTATTTACATTTCCTTAAATGGAATTGCTTCTGCCGAAGATATCGATGCTTTGTTGATTCAGTCATTACATCTACTACTTGAAAGTAAGGGTGTGAAAATCGGGGGAGAGATCGCAAAAAGTTTTTTGAAGAATGCATATTAA